The following proteins come from a genomic window of Lolium rigidum isolate FL_2022 chromosome 5, APGP_CSIRO_Lrig_0.1, whole genome shotgun sequence:
- the LOC124656172 gene encoding uncharacterized protein LOC124656172 — translation MRLLHRSTMVGGACGGGRALRRVDSAPRPTLCRSDAMKKQKKRSKRSRLSAALRELKLAAKARDKDGLLQILVTGHRASRDDGAAGGTSTVADTGAEQHAQPWTQGGGADAAPKTGVDPLLDSGRPVPSGGARGRRCASWVLAAAFVFALACVVALGTAPAICCCTCAAWLCGGRAAQEHASDSACAVLRLRGSCRGRATRAIVQPQVGSSTLYKAEVAGG, via the coding sequence ATGCGTCTGCTCCACCGATCTACCATGGTCGGCGGAGCCTGCGGGGGCGGTAGGGCGCTCCGGAGAGTCGACAGCGCCCCGAGGCCGACGCTGTGCAGGAGCGACGCCatgaagaagcagaagaagaggAGCAAGCGGTCCAGGCTCTCCGCCGCGCTGCGGGAGCTCAAGCTGGCCGCCAAGGCGAGGGACAAGGACGGCCTCCTGCAGATCCTCGTCACCGGGCACCGCGCTAgccgcgacgacggcgcagccggcGGAACATCGACGGTGGCCGACACGGGTGCCGAACAGCACGCTCAGCCCTGGACGCAGGGAGGCGGCGCCGATGCTGCCCCGAAAACCGGCGTCGATCCACTTCTCGACTCCGGGAGGCCGGTGCCATCCGGGGGAGCCCGCGGTCGGCGTTGCGCGAGCTGGGTGCTGGCCGCGGCGTTCGTGTTCGCCCTCGCGTGCGTGGTGGCGCTCGGGACGGCGCCGGCAATCTGCTGCTGCACCTGCGCCGCCTGGCTGTGCGGCGGCCGCGCCGCCCAGGAGCATGCATCAGACTCAGCCTGCGCCGTCCTAAggctgaggggctcctgccgtggCCGCGCCACGAGAGCGATAGTACAACCACAAGTCGGTAGTAGCACGCTGTACAAGGCAGAGGTCGCCGGTGGGTGA